GGATTTTATGAATAAAAGTTTAAGATTCATTGCTAATCCCTCATGACTATATTAGTTGTCGGTGCTACTGGCACCTTGGGAAGACAAGTAGTTCGCCGTGCTCTCGATGAGGGGTATAAGGTACGCTGTCTTGTAAGAAATCCTAAGAAAGCCACTTTTTTAAAAGAATGGGGCGCTGAACTGGTAGCCGGTAATTTGTGCTATCCAGATACTTTACCTCCAGCGCTTGCGGGTATAACTGCAATTATTGACGCAGCCACAGCTCGCGCTACCGATTCCCTGAGCATCAAACAAGTTGATTGGGAGGGGAAAGTCGCGCTTATCCAAGCAGCTAAAGCTGCTGGTGTCGAGCGTTATATATTCTTCTCGCTACTAGACGCAGATCGGCATCCTGATGTCCCGCTTATGGAAATCAAGCGATGTACTGAGCTATTTTTAGCAGAAGCTGGTTTAAACTATACGATTTTGCGACTCTGTGGCTTTATGCAGGGGTTGATTGGACAGTACGCAATTCCAATTTTGGAAGGACAAGCCGTATGGATTACAGGGGAGTCTTCGCCGATCGCCTACATGGATACGCAAGATATTGCTAAATTCGCGGTTCGCGCTCTGTCAGTTCCAGAAACAGAAAAACAAACTTTTCCAGTAGTCGGAACTCGTGCTTGGAGTGCGGAAGAAATTATTGATTTATGCGAACGGCTATCGGGTAAAGAGGCGCGCATTACGCGAATGCCAATCAATTTACTACGGACAATGCGCCGCGTACTCCGCTTTTTTCAATGGGGATGGAACGTTGCCGACCGCTTAGCTTTTACTGAAGTCTTAGCAAATGGCAAACCCTTGGATGCTCCCATGGAGGAAGTTTATCAAGTCTTTGGGTTAGATCCAACAGAAACCACAACCCTGGAAAGTTATATGCAAGAGTACTTTGCCAGAATATTGAAGAAATTGCGAGAACTCGATTACGAAAAAACCAAAACAAAAAAGAAGCAAACTCCCAAGAAAACGCCGTTTAAGAGTTAAAGAGGAGTGAGTGAATAGTTGCTAGTGCGTGAGTTTTAAATTGAAGTATTTTCTGAGCTCGACACTTCAGACTCTCTGAAAGAAACACCTCGCCTCTTGAGCAAAAATGTGCAAGGATCTAGCTAATAGTAAGCATTGCGGAAATCTGGACTTGTAGCGTGCCGAAAGCAGGCATTATTTACAACGACGTTAAACCGATTGCCGGTCGTGTTGCTAACGAACTGAAAGACAAGCTCATTGCAGCGGGTTGGGAAGTTTGTGTCACAACTGGTATCGGAGGGATTTTGGGTTACTCGAACCCAGAAAGTCCGGTGTGTCATACACCAATTGAAGGTCTCACTCCACCTGGTTTTGATGCGGAAATGAAATTTGCCATTGTCCTTGGCGGTGATGGCACAGTTTTAGCGGCTTCTCGTTTAGTAGCTCCTTGTGGCGTTCCGATCCTAACGGTCAATACAGGACACATGGGCTTTTTAACCGAAGCTTATGTCAATCAATTACCGCTAGTCATGGAACAAGTGATGGCGGGCAAATACGAGATTGAAGAACGGGCGATGTTAGCCGTTAAGGTATTGCGTCGCGGGGAATCCGTTCTTTGGGAAGCCTTGTGCTTAAACGAGATGGTACTACATCGCGAACCTTTGACATGTATGTGCCATTTTGAAATTGCGGTGGGACATCACGCGCCCGTAGACATTGCTGCAGATGGCGTTATTGTCTCGACTCCCACTGGTTCAACAGCGTATTCGTTGAGTGCGGGAGGACCAGTAGTCACGCCAGG
The Chroococcidiopsis sp. TS-821 genome window above contains:
- a CDS encoding SDR family oxidoreductase; this encodes MTILVVGATGTLGRQVVRRALDEGYKVRCLVRNPKKATFLKEWGAELVAGNLCYPDTLPPALAGITAIIDAATARATDSLSIKQVDWEGKVALIQAAKAAGVERYIFFSLLDADRHPDVPLMEIKRCTELFLAEAGLNYTILRLCGFMQGLIGQYAIPILEGQAVWITGESSPIAYMDTQDIAKFAVRALSVPETEKQTFPVVGTRAWSAEEIIDLCERLSGKEARITRMPINLLRTMRRVLRFFQWGWNVADRLAFTEVLANGKPLDAPMEEVYQVFGLDPTETTTLESYMQEYFARILKKLRELDYEKTKTKKKQTPKKTPFKS
- a CDS encoding NAD(+) kinase, coding for MPKAGIIYNDVKPIAGRVANELKDKLIAAGWEVCVTTGIGGILGYSNPESPVCHTPIEGLTPPGFDAEMKFAIVLGGDGTVLAASRLVAPCGVPILTVNTGHMGFLTEAYVNQLPLVMEQVMAGKYEIEERAMLAVKVLRRGESVLWEALCLNEMVLHREPLTCMCHFEIAVGHHAPVDIAADGVIVSTPTGSTAYSLSAGGPVVTPGVPVLQLVPICPHSLASRALVFADTETVTISSASTDRLVMVVDGNAGCYVFPEDQVKLARSQYSARFIRLQSPEFFRILREKLGWGLPHIAKPTSVELP